The Actinomyces lilanjuaniae genome segment TCGTGAGGAGGCCTGCTCTATCGCCTTGATCACCGTGCTGACGGTGATGACACCGAGATAGCGCTGCCGGGAGCCGTGGACGACCGCCTGGGTCGATCCGGCGAGCAGCATCGTGTTCAGGGCGTCATCCAGGGTGGACCTGGCTCCCACCGCCGGGAAGTCCTGGTCGTCGTCCACCTGCACCGTGGCAGCGCGCAGAATCTGCCTGGAGCTGGCCCAGCCCACCGGCCGGTCCCTCCTGTCGAGGACGACGGCACGCCCGCCCCCGGCCTCCCTGAGGCGTCGCTCGACCTCCCGGCTGTCGTCACCCACGTGTGCCGTGACCGCCTCACGGAGGGGGACCTCCGCGACGCGGGTCAGGCCCAGCTGCATGAGGCCGGCACCCGAGCCAATGAAGTCCTCGACGAACTCGTTGCTGGGACTGGCGAGAATCTGCTCGGGGGTGTCGTACTGCATGATCTGGGCACCGTTGTTGAAGATGACGATCCAGTCACCGAGCATGACCGCCTCGTCGAAGTCGTGGGTGACAAAGACGACCGTCTTGTGCAGCTCGTTCTGGATGTTGACCAGCTCCTCCTGAAGACGCTGGCGCGTGATGGGATCGACCGCACCGAAGGGCTCGTCCATGAGAAGGACCGGAGGGTCTGCGGCCAGGGCGCGGGCGACCCCGACACGCTGCTGCTGCCCGCCGGACAGCTCCCGGGGAAAGCGGTCACGATACTCAGCGGGGTCGAGTGAGACGAGGTCCAGGAGCTCGTCCACCCGCTCGGCAACACGCTGCCTGCTCCACCTCAGCATCCTGGGGACCAGCCCGACGTTGGCACCGACTGTCATGTGGGGCAGCAGGCCCCCGGCCTGGACGACATAGCCGATACGGCGCCGAAGCTCGTCGCCGTTCATGCCGGTCACGTCCTCGCCGTCAATGACGATACGGCCCCGGGTAGGCTCGATCAGGCGGTTGATCATCTTAAGCGTGGTCGTCTTGCCGCATCCTGAGGGGCCGACGAACATCACGGTCTGCCCCGCCGGGATCTCCAGCGTGAGCTGGTCGACGGCGGGAGCGCCGCCCCCGTAGGACTTGGTCACACCCTCCAGCAGGATAGAGGCGCCGGTGACCCCGGCCCCACTGCTGCCAGGGCTCTTGTCAGGGGCTAGGCTCTCCTTCCGGGTCCGGGGAGCAGGTCTGTTGGTACGGACGTTGTCAGGCATAGATACCTCGCGACGTAGTAAGACGACCCGCAAGCACGAGCAGGCCGTCAAGGATGACTGCTAGGACGACCACAGCGACTGTGCCCGTCACGACGGACTCCAGAGAGTTGGCCCCACCCAGGCGGGACAGTCCGGAGAAGATGAATCCGCCCAGGCCCGGGCCAAGCACATATGCGCTGACCGCGGCTATACCCATGGTCATCTGCGCGGACACGCGCACCCCGGTGAGGATGACAGGCCACGCCAGCGGAAGCTCGACCCTGAAGAATATTGCGGTCCGCGACATCCCAAGCCCTCGGGCCGCCTCGACCAGGGTGGGGTCGACGCCTGAGAGCCCGACGACCGCGTTGCGCAGGATGGGCAGCACCGCATAGAAGGTGATAACCACCACCGCAGGCATGACACCAAACCCCAGGGGCGCAATAAGCAGCCCGATAAGCGCGAAGGAGGGGATCGTCAGCCCGACTGCGGAGACATTGTTGGCGAGGGAGGTCAGCGCTCGGCTCCGGTAGCACGCAGCGGCCGTACCGACACCGAGGGCTGCTGA includes the following:
- a CDS encoding ABC transporter ATP-binding protein, with amino-acid sequence MPDNVRTNRPAPRTRKESLAPDKSPGSSGAGVTGASILLEGVTKSYGGGAPAVDQLTLEIPAGQTVMFVGPSGCGKTTTLKMINRLIEPTRGRIVIDGEDVTGMNGDELRRRIGYVVQAGGLLPHMTVGANVGLVPRMLRWSRQRVAERVDELLDLVSLDPAEYRDRFPRELSGGQQQRVGVARALAADPPVLLMDEPFGAVDPITRQRLQEELVNIQNELHKTVVFVTHDFDEAVMLGDWIVIFNNGAQIMQYDTPEQILASPSNEFVEDFIGSGAGLMQLGLTRVAEVPLREAVTAHVGDDSREVERRLREAGGGRAVVLDRRDRPVGWASSRQILRAATVQVDDDQDFPAVGARSTLDDALNTMLLAGSTQAVVHGSRQRYLGVITVSTVIKAIEQASSRAPDEAAAAPLGHNSGATADGGADTADAAGTAARGGTAGTTGSPAVHTAGAVPRQPAGGAGDAPGGEGR
- a CDS encoding ABC transporter permease, which codes for MSTVGFVLERWEQILFSGWQHMSLVVQCLLLSAALGVGTAAACYRSRALTSLANNVSAVGLTIPSFALIGLLIAPLGFGVMPAVVVITFYAVLPILRNAVVGLSGVDPTLVEAARGLGMSRTAIFFRVELPLAWPVILTGVRVSAQMTMGIAAVSAYVLGPGLGGFIFSGLSRLGGANSLESVVTGTVAVVVLAVILDGLLVLAGRLTTSRGIYA